Proteins encoded by one window of Fusobacterium varium:
- the der gene encoding ribosome biogenesis GTPase Der, translating to MKPIVAIVGRPNVGKSTLFNNLVGDRVAIVDDMPGVTRDRLYRETEWNGTEFVIVDTGGLEPRNNDFMMTKIKEQAEVAMNEADVILFVVDGKAGVNPLDEEIAYILRKKQKPIILCVNKIDNFVEQQDDVYDFWGLGFENLVPISGGHKVNLGDLLDLVTEMIEKIELPEEEEDTLKLAIIGKPNAGKSSLVNRLSGEERTIVSDIAGTTRDAIDTVVQYNDKKYMIIDTAGIRRKSKVEESLEYYSVLRAIKTIKRADVCILMLDGKEGLTEQDKRIAGIAAEELKPIVVVVNKWDLVDKNKVTMKSMREELYAELPFLSYAPIEFVSALTGQRTTKILEISDTIYEEYTKRISTGLLNTVLKEAVLMNNPPTRKGRVVKINYATQVSVAPPRFVLFCNYPELIHFSYARYIENKFRESFGFEGSPILISFEKKNAEKE from the coding sequence ATGAAGCCTATTGTTGCAATAGTTGGAAGACCAAATGTTGGAAAATCAACACTTTTTAACAATCTAGTAGGGGACAGAGTTGCTATCGTTGACGATATGCCAGGTGTTACTAGAGACAGACTTTATAGAGAAACAGAATGGAATGGAACAGAATTTGTAATTGTTGATACAGGTGGACTTGAGCCAAGAAACAACGATTTTATGATGACTAAAATAAAAGAACAAGCTGAAGTTGCTATGAATGAAGCAGATGTTATTCTTTTTGTAGTTGATGGAAAAGCAGGGGTAAACCCATTAGATGAAGAGATTGCATACATTCTTAGAAAGAAACAAAAACCTATCATTCTTTGTGTAAACAAGATTGATAACTTTGTTGAACAACAAGATGATGTATATGATTTCTGGGGACTTGGATTTGAAAATCTAGTTCCTATTTCAGGGGGACACAAGGTAAACCTTGGAGACTTACTTGATTTAGTAACAGAGATGATAGAAAAAATTGAACTTCCAGAAGAGGAAGAGGACACATTAAAACTTGCTATTATAGGAAAACCTAATGCTGGAAAATCATCTCTTGTAAATAGATTGTCAGGAGAGGAAAGAACAATAGTAAGTGATATAGCTGGAACAACAAGAGATGCTATAGATACAGTTGTTCAATACAATGATAAAAAATATATGATAATAGATACTGCAGGTATTAGAAGAAAATCAAAGGTTGAGGAAAGCCTAGAGTACTATTCAGTATTGAGAGCTATAAAAACAATCAAAAGAGCAGATGTATGTATACTTATGCTTGATGGTAAAGAGGGGCTTACAGAGCAAGATAAGAGAATTGCAGGAATTGCAGCTGAAGAGTTAAAACCGATAGTAGTTGTAGTAAATAAATGGGACTTAGTAGACAAAAATAAGGTTACTATGAAGAGTATGAGAGAGGAGCTATATGCTGAATTACCATTCCTTTCATATGCACCTATTGAGTTTGTATCAGCACTTACTGGACAAAGAACTACAAAAATTCTTGAAATTTCAGATACAATCTATGAAGAGTATACTAAGAGAATTTCAACTGGATTATTAAATACAGTATTAAAAGAAGCTGTATTGATGAATAACCCACCTACAAGAAAAGGTAGAGTAGTAAAAATCAACTATGCTACACAAGTATCAGTTGCTCCACCTAGATTTGTGTTATTCTGTAACTATCCAGAGTTAATTCATTTCTCATATGCTAGATATATTGAAAATAAGTTTAGAGAATCATTTGGATTTGAAGGTTCACCAATTCTTATTAGCTTTGAGAAGAAAAACGCAGAGAAAGAGTAA
- a CDS encoding MATE family efflux transporter — MEKRKKKSISMTEGNIVKSLLLFSIPLILGNLLQQTYNTVDSIIVGNYVGSSALAAVGSSTALINLLIGFSQGISVGAGVIVSHSIGAKDNKKIELSVHTAMMLSILFGTFLSIVGFIFTPQLLEWMKTPIEVMPESITYLRLFFLGTVFNIVYNMEAGILNAVGNSKRSLLYLGVASVTNIILDIIFVKILGMGVSGVAIATNISQFISCILALRFLVKVSDNYRVYLNKIKVHKETAIKIVKIGLPTGIQSMVVSLSNVLIQSSVNTFGASVMAGFGAYLKVDGFNILPVLSLGMASTTFTGQNYGAGKKDRVKKGLWITIAMGVIYTTIIGILLFIFSQSIMQLFTQDEKIIDAGIKAMKYFCPFYALLAILHSLVGAVRGTGKTMPPMIILLFSMCIFRIIWLHFILPMNNTIDNIYVLYPISWGIGVILMGIYLWKAKWL; from the coding sequence ATGGAGAAAAGAAAAAAGAAATCTATATCAATGACAGAGGGAAATATAGTAAAAAGTCTTTTACTGTTTTCAATTCCATTGATATTAGGAAATCTTCTACAACAAACATATAATACAGTGGATTCAATAATAGTAGGAAACTATGTTGGAAGCAGTGCTTTAGCAGCTGTTGGATCAAGTACAGCGTTGATAAATCTATTGATAGGGTTTAGCCAAGGAATATCTGTTGGAGCAGGGGTAATTGTATCTCATTCCATAGGAGCTAAGGACAATAAAAAAATTGAGCTTTCAGTTCATACAGCTATGATGTTGTCAATTTTATTTGGGACTTTTCTTTCAATAGTTGGTTTTATATTTACACCTCAACTTCTTGAATGGATGAAAACTCCAATTGAAGTTATGCCAGAATCAATAACTTATTTGAGATTATTTTTCTTAGGAACAGTATTTAATATTGTTTATAATATGGAAGCTGGAATTTTAAATGCAGTGGGAAACTCAAAACGTTCTCTTCTATATTTGGGAGTTGCCTCAGTAACAAATATTATTTTAGATATAATTTTTGTTAAAATTTTAGGAATGGGGGTAAGTGGAGTAGCTATTGCAACAAATATTAGCCAATTTATCTCTTGTATATTAGCACTTAGATTTTTAGTAAAAGTATCTGATAATTATAGAGTATACTTAAATAAAATAAAAGTTCATAAGGAAACAGCTATAAAAATTGTAAAAATAGGACTTCCAACTGGGATTCAAAGTATGGTAGTATCTCTTTCAAATGTTCTTATTCAATCAAGTGTAAATACTTTTGGTGCCAGTGTAATGGCAGGTTTTGGAGCTTATTTAAAGGTGGATGGATTTAATATATTACCTGTTTTAAGTTTAGGAATGGCTAGTACAACTTTTACAGGACAAAATTATGGAGCAGGAAAGAAAGATAGAGTTAAGAAAGGACTTTGGATAACTATAGCTATGGGAGTAATTTATACAACTATAATAGGAATACTGTTATTTATTTTCTCTCAATCCATTATGCAATTATTTACACAAGATGAAAAGATAATAGATGCAGGTATTAAAGCTATGAAATATTTCTGTCCTTTCTATGCACTGTTAGCTATACTTCATTCATTGGTAGGAGCAGTAAGAGGAACAGGAAAAACAATGCCACCTATGATAATTCTCCTTTTCTCAATGTGTATATTTAGAATTATTTGGCTTCACTTTATCTTACCAATGAATAATACAATAGATAATATCTATGTTCTTTACCCTATCTCTTGGGGAATTGGTGTTATACTAATGGGAATTTATCTTTGGAAAGCTAAATGGTTGTAA
- a CDS encoding YgiQ family radical SAM protein, translated as MMFLPTTMEEVKKLGWNYLDIILISGDTYIDSSYNGTALIGKWLYKHGFKVGVIAQPDINSDVDIKRLGEPKLYWAVSAGCVDSMVANYTATKKKRRSDDFTPSGENTKRPDRASIAYTNLIKRYFKNSEVPIVLGGIEASLRRITHYDYWSNNLRRPLIFDAKADILSYGMGEKSMLELARAIRDKKDWRDIRGLSYISKEAKEGYLELPSYENCVKDKKEFIKAFETFYHNCDSILAKGLYQKCGDRYLIQNPPSENFSSRELDAIYSMDFERDVHPYYKKMGEVRALDTIKTSVTTHRGCYGECNFCAIAIHQGRTVISRTEDSIVDEVKEITKMKKFKGNIADVGGPTANMYQVECKKKLKFGACQDRRCLYPQKCPALKIDHSKQIDLLKRLKGIDKIKKIFIASGIRYDMILDDKKCGQMYMEEIIKDHVSGQMKIAPEHTEDKVLSLMGKQGKAPLKEFKEKFYQINKKLGKKQFLTYYLIAAHPGCNEKDMLDLKRFASAELRVNPEQVQIFTPTPSTYSTLMYYTEMDPFTGKKLFVEKDNGKKQKQKDILIPRENNKRR; from the coding sequence ATTATGTTTTTACCTACAACGATGGAAGAGGTAAAGAAATTAGGATGGAACTACTTAGATATTATTTTAATATCAGGGGATACATATATAGATTCTTCATATAATGGAACAGCATTAATAGGAAAATGGTTGTATAAACATGGTTTTAAAGTTGGAGTTATAGCTCAACCAGATATTAATAGTGATGTTGATATAAAAAGATTGGGAGAACCAAAACTTTATTGGGCTGTATCTGCTGGTTGTGTAGATTCTATGGTGGCAAACTACACAGCAACTAAGAAGAAGAGAAGAAGTGACGATTTTACTCCAAGTGGAGAGAACACAAAGAGACCAGATAGAGCCTCAATAGCTTATACAAATCTTATTAAGAGATATTTTAAAAATAGTGAAGTGCCAATAGTTTTAGGTGGGATTGAAGCTAGTCTTAGAAGAATAACTCACTATGATTATTGGAGTAATAATCTGAGACGTCCTCTTATTTTTGATGCTAAAGCAGATATTTTATCCTATGGAATGGGTGAAAAATCTATGCTAGAATTAGCTAGAGCAATTAGAGATAAAAAGGATTGGAGAGATATAAGAGGTTTAAGTTATATATCTAAAGAGGCTAAAGAAGGGTATTTAGAACTTCCTTCATATGAAAATTGTGTAAAAGATAAGAAGGAGTTTATAAAAGCTTTTGAAACTTTCTATCATAATTGTGATTCAATTTTAGCTAAAGGATTGTATCAAAAGTGTGGAGATAGATATCTTATTCAAAATCCACCTAGTGAAAATTTTTCAAGTAGAGAGTTAGATGCTATCTATTCAATGGATTTTGAAAGAGATGTACACCCATATTACAAGAAAATGGGAGAAGTAAGAGCTTTAGATACAATAAAAACATCTGTAACAACTCATAGAGGTTGTTATGGAGAATGTAACTTCTGTGCAATAGCTATTCATCAAGGAAGAACAGTGATTTCAAGAACAGAGGATTCAATAGTAGATGAAGTTAAAGAGATTACTAAGATGAAGAAGTTTAAAGGGAATATAGCTGATGTAGGTGGACCTACAGCTAATATGTATCAAGTTGAATGTAAGAAAAAGTTAAAATTTGGAGCTTGTCAAGATAGAAGATGTCTTTATCCACAAAAGTGTCCAGCTTTAAAAATAGATCATAGTAAGCAGATAGATCTTTTAAAAAGATTGAAAGGAATAGATAAAATAAAAAAAATATTTATTGCATCTGGAATAAGATATGATATGATTTTAGATGATAAAAAATGTGGTCAGATGTATATGGAGGAGATTATAAAAGATCATGTATCAGGACAGATGAAAATCGCTCCAGAACATACTGAGGATAAGGTTCTTTCACTTATGGGAAAACAGGGGAAAGCACCATTAAAAGAGTTTAAAGAAAAATTCTATCAAATTAATAAAAAGCTTGGAAAAAAACAGTTTTTAACTTATTATTTAATAGCTGCACATCCTGGATGCAATGAAAAGGATATGCTTGATCTGAAAAGATTTGCATCAGCAGAGTTGAGAGTTAACCCAGAGCAGGTACAAATATTTACACCTACTCCTTCAACATATTCTACTTTGATGTATTATACAGAGATGGATCCTTTTACAGGTAAGAAACTTTTTGTAGAAAAGGATAATGGAAAGAAACAAAAACAAAAGGATATCTTAATTCCGAGAGAAAATAATAAGAGAAGATAA
- a CDS encoding polysaccharide biosynthesis C-terminal domain-containing protein, with protein sequence MATISLAVFGVVLSILITIFIEPVIHFLGGEGVLFTYVKDYMSIIILFCVCYMVGYALEIYIKVDGNPVYPAICVLMGGIMNIVLDYLLVAVFPYGIKGAAFATGISQLTSTSMLLYYILFKTKKVKFTKIKYSFLELIKISKVGFAEFLAEVSTGIAIFVFNLVILKSLGEKGVSAFGVIGYISSFVVMTMIGFSQGIQPIVSFNLGAKKYDNVIKTLKISLIMIIITGVIFYGGINLFADKIIHTFLNDPDTFSLTKYALVIYSFAYIINGLNIVTAGYFTAIKKVDISTLITVLRGVILIIAFLYILPKYLGNDGIWWTVPIAELLTLMLSTYYIRKYSLQYSKA encoded by the coding sequence ATGGCAACTATATCTTTAGCAGTTTTTGGAGTGGTGTTATCAATATTGATTACTATTTTTATTGAGCCAGTTATCCATTTTTTAGGTGGAGAGGGAGTTCTTTTCACATATGTTAAAGACTATATGAGCATTATTATTTTATTCTGTGTATGCTATATGGTAGGTTATGCCTTAGAAATATATATTAAAGTAGATGGGAATCCAGTATATCCAGCTATATGTGTTCTAATGGGTGGAATTATGAATATTGTATTAGATTATCTTCTTGTAGCAGTTTTCCCATATGGAATAAAGGGAGCAGCTTTTGCAACAGGGATATCTCAATTAACGTCTACCTCAATGCTACTTTATTATATTTTATTTAAAACTAAAAAAGTAAAATTTACAAAGATTAAGTATTCATTCTTAGAATTAATAAAAATTTCAAAGGTAGGTTTTGCAGAATTCTTAGCAGAAGTTTCAACAGGTATTGCTATTTTTGTATTTAACCTTGTAATATTAAAATCTCTAGGAGAAAAGGGAGTATCAGCATTTGGAGTTATAGGTTATATCTCTTCATTTGTGGTAATGACAATGATAGGATTTAGCCAAGGAATACAGCCAATAGTAAGCTTTAACTTAGGAGCTAAAAAATATGATAATGTAATAAAAACATTGAAGATAAGTTTGATAATGATAATTATTACAGGAGTAATATTCTATGGTGGAATAAATCTTTTTGCTGATAAGATAATACATACTTTCTTAAATGATCCTGATACTTTCTCATTGACAAAGTATGCTTTAGTAATATATAGTTTTGCCTATATTATCAATGGTTTAAATATAGTTACGGCTGGATATTTTACAGCAATAAAAAAAGTTGATATTTCTACATTGATAACAGTTTTAAGAGGGGTAATATTAATAATAGCATTTTTATATATTCTGCCTAAATACTTAGGTAATGATGGAATTTGGTGGACAGTGCCTATTGCAGAGTTGTTGACACTTATGTTATCAACTTATTATATAAGAAAATATAGTTTACAATATAGTAAAGCTTAG
- a CDS encoding nucleotidyl transferase AbiEii/AbiGii toxin family protein — translation MILHKNLENFKVLISLTAKDMGILEFYIEKDYWVTYILKKLSSSFFKDEVVFKGGTSLSKGYNAINRFSEDIDLQLTNSTLGDNQKKKLLKSIEETITEGMIYLPKHPRESKRGNIRKTIYQYPIQINEQDKGQVSDVIVLEINSLSTPEPTETLEIESYIAKYLRKIGKEEFISQFELESFKINVLSVKRTFIEKLFAVLDYTFEENAEVELGNKIRHLYDLHKLYQLDEIKEFLKTEASYKMASKVVIQNDFFGKRKDTIYRNSFLFDDFERINKIEKIYNTKFKNMVFGNFPNFEDLKDTLKLLLHFIKNWENEYRIK, via the coding sequence GTGATATTACATAAAAATTTAGAAAATTTTAAAGTTTTAATATCTCTTACGGCGAAAGATATGGGGATTTTAGAATTTTACATAGAAAAGGATTATTGGGTAACCTATATTCTAAAAAAATTAAGCAGTAGTTTTTTTAAAGATGAAGTTGTATTTAAAGGTGGAACCTCCCTTTCAAAAGGATATAATGCTATTAATAGATTCTCTGAAGATATAGATTTACAGCTTACTAATTCAACTTTAGGAGATAATCAAAAGAAAAAATTGTTAAAAAGCATAGAAGAAACAATAACAGAAGGAATGATTTATCTTCCAAAACACCCAAGAGAATCTAAAAGAGGAAATATAAGAAAAACAATATATCAATACCCAATTCAAATAAATGAACAAGATAAAGGACAAGTTAGTGATGTTATAGTTTTAGAAATTAACTCTTTATCCACACCTGAACCAACAGAAACTTTAGAGATAGAAAGCTATATAGCAAAATATTTAAGAAAAATTGGAAAAGAAGAATTTATATCTCAGTTTGAATTAGAAAGTTTTAAAATTAATGTCCTATCTGTAAAAAGGACTTTCATAGAAAAGTTATTTGCAGTATTGGATTATACTTTTGAAGAAAACGCTGAGGTAGAACTTGGAAATAAAATAAGGCATCTTTATGATTTACATAAGCTTTATCAACTTGATGAGATTAAAGAATTTTTAAAAACTGAAGCTTCTTATAAAATGGCTTCTAAAGTAGTAATTCAAAATGATTTCTTTGGAAAAAGAAAGGATACTATCTATAGAAACTCTTTCTTATTTGATGATTTTGAAAGAATTAACAAAATAGAAAAGATATATAATACAAAATTTAAAAATATGGTTTTTGGAAATTTTCCTAACTTTGAAGATTTAAAAGATACTTTAAAACTCTTACTACATTTTATTAAAAACTGGGAAAATGAATATAGAATAAAATAA
- a CDS encoding DEAD/DEAH box helicase family protein — MGNFDFLKNNFKGLYEECREAEENCYIKPRTSVFYSRRALEFCVALIFKFEKIVKPYGDQLKDLLNNFKFREIFEDPKQIDTLHFIRKIGNMAVHENRIIDYDIALQCVKILYDLAVWIDYCYGSLEDDKIKFNEELIPKGKIFNEEKVVLSYENNSVENSVEKIKEVPTKKHTIPVTQKTTSEKETRIKYIDVMLKKAGWKLEDKNVREYPVEGISSKTGAGKVDYVLWGDDGTPLAVIEAKKTARDPREGREQVQQYAEAIEKKFNFYPVRFCTNGFETYIYDDKEAVERKIYGFYRKEELIRIISRRKNKIDEKVLLEAIDNNIAGRPYQRRAITKVLENYNNGNRKSLLVMATGSGKTRVSASIVNTLSNLNLINRTLFLADRVALVKQAMNNFKIYLPNFTLCNLVEEKNRDNVKVLFSTYQTMAVEAEKLREDGTNKYGIGAFDLIIVDEAHRSVYQKYGDLFEYFDSLLLGLTATPKEEIDRNTFSVFGMSSKEPTDSYDLFEAADKGYLVLPKIKEIKLNYPENGIVYNNLSEEDKEKYESLFDEDEIMLDAIDGDSINRWFFNEGTTREVIRKLMEEGYKIDGGDKLGKTIIFARNDRHADHIVKVFNEMYRKNGDFCQKITTKVEYAQNLIERFSDPKDMPQIAVSVDMLDTGIDIPEILNLVFYKKVRSKAKFWQMIGRGTRKCKDIFGAGEDKEDFLIFDFCNNFSYFEMQDNFEEVKGKLTENLTSKIFSKKVKLIYKLQDLEYQADEKYVQLREKLIDSVYENIESLNEENISVKIKIGYVKMYKDKNKLYNLSEKDVEDIVDNLKNLPFEIVSGGEKEKRFENLILETQLKLTEEKNIAGEKEKIQEVAKELKSKGTIKHIQNNSQEILKIVKDKNYMENLDILELEEIKEKIKPLTVYLDQEQVKKIKEIDFNDSIISVEEKEINYMKYDTYDLKRKFQEYLEENKEMLAIKKLRFNQPLDAEDIKQLQQLLYGNEEIDFLEIKKEYADKLEEIKEKYKIENPLGIFLRSIVGLDQEALNKEFANFLDREKFNGNQIELIELIIKNFMKNGFYDKNELPKISDRIFGKTLTKIFPKFDDLIKISTIIDKINSTGILNKKM; from the coding sequence ATGGGGAACTTTGATTTTTTAAAAAATAACTTTAAAGGTTTATATGAAGAGTGTAGAGAGGCAGAGGAAAATTGTTATATCAAACCTAGAACAAGTGTTTTTTATTCAAGAAGGGCACTTGAATTTTGTGTTGCCTTGATTTTTAAATTTGAGAAGATAGTAAAACCATATGGAGATCAGTTAAAAGATCTATTAAATAATTTTAAATTCAGAGAAATATTTGAAGATCCTAAACAGATAGATACATTGCACTTTATAAGAAAAATAGGAAATATGGCTGTACATGAAAACAGGATAATAGATTATGATATAGCACTTCAATGTGTAAAAATATTGTATGATTTAGCAGTATGGATAGATTATTGTTATGGTTCTCTTGAAGATGATAAGATTAAGTTTAATGAGGAGCTTATACCTAAAGGGAAGATTTTTAATGAGGAAAAAGTTGTTCTTTCTTATGAGAATAATTCTGTAGAAAATAGTGTTGAAAAAATTAAAGAGGTTCCAACTAAAAAACATACTATTCCAGTAACTCAAAAAACTACTTCTGAAAAAGAAACAAGAATAAAGTATATTGATGTTATGTTGAAAAAAGCTGGTTGGAAATTAGAGGATAAAAATGTAAGAGAGTATCCAGTAGAAGGAATTAGTAGCAAAACAGGAGCAGGAAAAGTTGATTATGTTTTGTGGGGAGATGATGGAACTCCTTTAGCAGTGATAGAGGCTAAGAAAACTGCTCGTGATCCTAGAGAAGGAAGAGAGCAAGTACAACAGTATGCTGAAGCTATAGAGAAAAAATTTAATTTTTATCCAGTGAGATTTTGTACAAATGGTTTTGAAACATATATTTACGATGATAAAGAAGCAGTAGAAAGAAAAATATATGGGTTCTATAGAAAAGAAGAGTTAATTAGAATTATAAGCAGAAGAAAGAACAAGATAGATGAAAAGGTATTATTAGAAGCAATAGATAATAATATAGCTGGTAGACCTTATCAAAGAAGAGCAATAACTAAGGTTTTGGAAAATTATAATAATGGAAATAGAAAATCACTATTAGTTATGGCTACAGGATCTGGAAAAACTAGGGTATCAGCATCAATAGTAAATACATTATCTAATCTAAACCTAATAAATAGAACACTATTTTTAGCTGATAGAGTGGCATTGGTTAAACAAGCTATGAATAATTTTAAAATTTATCTTCCAAATTTTACTTTGTGTAATTTAGTTGAAGAGAAAAATAGAGATAATGTTAAGGTATTATTTTCTACTTATCAAACTATGGCAGTAGAGGCTGAGAAATTAAGAGAGGATGGAACAAATAAATATGGTATAGGAGCTTTTGATCTTATAATTGTTGATGAGGCTCATAGAAGTGTTTATCAAAAATATGGAGATCTTTTTGAATATTTTGATAGTTTGTTGTTGGGATTAACAGCTACTCCAAAAGAAGAGATTGATAGAAATACCTTTAGTGTATTTGGTATGAGTTCAAAGGAGCCTACAGATTCATATGATCTTTTTGAAGCAGCAGATAAAGGATATTTAGTATTACCTAAAATAAAGGAGATAAAATTAAATTATCCAGAGAATGGAATAGTTTATAATAATCTTTCAGAGGAAGATAAAGAAAAATATGAGAGTCTTTTTGATGAAGATGAAATTATGTTAGATGCTATAGATGGAGATAGTATAAATAGATGGTTTTTTAATGAGGGAACTACAAGAGAAGTTATTAGAAAACTGATGGAAGAGGGGTATAAGATAGATGGTGGAGATAAATTAGGAAAAACGATAATCTTTGCTAGAAATGATAGACATGCAGATCATATAGTAAAAGTTTTCAATGAGATGTATAGAAAAAATGGGGATTTTTGTCAAAAAATAACTACAAAGGTAGAGTATGCTCAAAATCTTATAGAGAGATTTAGTGACCCTAAAGATATGCCACAAATAGCTGTATCTGTTGATATGTTAGATACAGGAATAGATATTCCAGAGATTTTAAATCTTGTATTTTATAAAAAGGTGAGATCAAAGGCTAAATTTTGGCAGATGATAGGTAGAGGAACAAGAAAATGTAAAGATATTTTTGGAGCAGGAGAGGACAAGGAAGATTTTTTAATTTTTGACTTTTGTAATAACTTCTCTTATTTTGAGATGCAAGATAATTTTGAAGAGGTAAAGGGAAAATTAACTGAAAATTTAACAAGTAAAATATTTTCTAAAAAAGTTAAATTGATATATAAATTGCAGGATTTAGAGTATCAAGCAGATGAAAAATATGTGCAATTAAGAGAGAAATTAATTGATTCTGTCTATGAAAATATAGAGTCACTAAATGAGGAAAATATATCTGTAAAAATAAAAATTGGATATGTAAAAATGTATAAGGATAAAAATAAATTGTATAATTTAAGTGAAAAAGATGTAGAGGATATAGTTGATAATCTTAAAAATTTACCTTTTGAAATAGTAAGTGGTGGAGAAAAGGAAAAGAGATTTGAAAATCTTATACTAGAGACTCAATTGAAGTTAACAGAAGAAAAAAATATAGCAGGAGAAAAAGAAAAAATACAAGAGGTAGCCAAAGAGTTAAAGAGTAAGGGAACAATAAAACATATTCAAAATAATAGTCAAGAGATTTTAAAAATAGTTAAAGATAAAAACTATATGGAAAATCTTGATATTTTAGAACTAGAGGAGATAAAAGAAAAGATAAAACCTCTTACTGTATATCTTGACCAAGAACAAGTAAAAAAAATAAAAGAGATTGATTTTAATGATAGCATAATTAGTGTTGAAGAGAAAGAGATAAATTATATGAAATATGATACATATGATTTAAAAAGAAAATTTCAAGAGTATTTAGAAGAGAATAAAGAGATGTTAGCAATAAAAAAATTGAGATTCAATCAACCTCTTGATGCAGAAGATATTAAACAACTTCAACAACTTCTCTATGGAAATGAGGAGATAGATTTTTTAGAGATAAAAAAAGAGTATGCTGATAAATTGGAAGAGATAAAGGAAAAATATAAGATAGAAAATCCTTTAGGAATATTTTTAAGATCAATAGTTGGATTGGATCAAGAAGCATTAAATAAGGAGTTTGCTAATTTTTTAGATAGAGAAAAATTTAATGGAAATCAGATTGAATTGATAGAGCTGATAATAAAGAACTTTATGAAAAATGGTTTCTATGATAAAAATGAACTTCCAAAAATTTCAGATAGAATATTTGGAAAGACTTTAACAAAAATTTTCCCTAAATTTGATGATTTAATTAAAATATCCACTATAATAGATAAAATTAATAGTACAGGTATTTTAAATAAAAAGATGTAG
- a CDS encoding MerR family transcriptional regulator: MKKFYKIGEISKLYNISSDILRYYEKIGLITPDMRGENGYRYYSQKQIWKLNNIRNLRNLGVSLDMITNFLNDRSMEKTKTVINFQLTKINEQLKKLLSLKEELEEKKKNIEYFENFSHFETPIIKEIDNRYVLFKEGHFKEEEEIDFELKKLKRLNFEDNDFIFTESEIGATIKLENWKNENYFDYNSTFIITTDKTDHIIPKGTYLTFTFKGSYENVIDHYKNLKNFITTNNLTVIGDIIEIYHIEIHITDNIEEYITEIQIPVTLS; encoded by the coding sequence ATGAAAAAATTTTATAAAATTGGTGAGATTAGCAAGTTATATAATATTAGTAGTGATATTTTGAGATATTATGAAAAAATAGGTTTAATTACTCCTGATATGAGAGGAGAAAATGGTTATAGATATTATTCACAAAAGCAGATATGGAAATTAAATAATATTAGAAATTTGAGAAATCTTGGTGTTTCTCTAGATATGATAACTAATTTTTTAAATGATAGAAGTATGGAAAAAACTAAAACTGTAATTAATTTTCAACTTACTAAAATTAATGAACAATTAAAAAAACTTCTCTCTTTAAAAGAGGAACTTGAAGAAAAAAAGAAAAATATAGAGTATTTTGAAAATTTTTCTCACTTTGAAACTCCTATAATAAAAGAGATTGACAACAGGTATGTTCTATTCAAAGAGGGGCATTTTAAAGAGGAAGAGGAGATAGATTTTGAACTTAAAAAATTGAAGAGATTGAATTTTGAAGATAATGATTTTATTTTTACTGAGAGTGAAATAGGAGCCACAATAAAACTTGAAAATTGGAAAAATGAAAATTATTTTGATTACAACAGCACTTTTATTATTACAACAGATAAAACAGATCATATTATCCCTAAAGGAACTTATCTAACTTTTACTTTTAAAGGAAGCTATGAAAATGTGATAGATCACTATAAAAATTTAAAAAATTTTATCACTACAAATAATCTTACTGTTATCGGGGATATTATTGAGATCTATCACATTGAAATTCATATTACTGATAATATTGAAGAGTATATTACTGAGATTCAAATCCCAGTAACGCTCTCTTAA